Proteins encoded together in one Cardiocondyla obscurior isolate alpha-2009 linkage group LG07, Cobs3.1, whole genome shotgun sequence window:
- the Arpc3a gene encoding actin-related protein 2/3 complex subunit 3 has protein sequence MPAYHSSFTKSHGTIGNMALLPIKTTFRGPAPPFNNKEQDIIDEALYFFKANVFFRTYEIKSEADRVLIYITLFITECLKKLQKCATQPQAMNEMFSLAISKFDIPGEAGFPLNSVYAKPSSPAEADLMRQYLHQIRQETAVRIVEKVYGEDGKPSKWWLCFAKKKFMDKSLSGPGQ, from the exons ATGCCT GCGTATCATTCAAGTTTTACAAAAAGCCATGGCACCATCGGAAACATGGCATTATTGCCGATAAAAACCACATTCAGAGGTCCGGCACCTCCTTTCAACAACAAGGAACAAGATATCATCGACGAGGCATTATATTTCTTCAAGGCAAACGTGTTCTTTAGGACTTATGAGATTAag AGTGAGGCTGATAGAGTTTTAATCTATATTACTCTATTTATTACCGAATGtctaaagaaattacaaaaatgtgcAACTCAACCTCAAGCTATGAACGAGATGTTTTCCCTTGCCATCTCTAAATTCGACATTCCTGGTGAAGCCGGGTTTCCTTTAAACTCTGTATATGCTAAACCAAGCAGCCCTGCAGAAGCTG ATCTTATGAGACAATATCTTCATCAAATCAGACAAGAAACGGCCGTTAGAATTGTTGAAAAAGTATACGGAGAGGATGGGAAACCAAGCAAATGGTGGCTCTGTtttgcgaaaaagaaattcatgGACAAGTCGCTATCCGGACCTGGTcaatga
- the Rpl15 gene encoding large ribosomal subunit protein eL15, which yields MGAYKYMQELYRKKQSDVLRFLLRVRCWQYRQMTKLHRAPRPSRPDKARRLGYKAKQGFVIFRIRVRRGGRKRPVPKGATYGKPKSHGVNQLKPTRKLQSVAEERVGRHCGGLRVLNSYWVAQDSSYKYYEVILIDPAHKAIRNDPKVNWVCNAVHKHRELRGKTSAGRSSRGLGKGHRYSQTIGGSRRAAWKRRNTLSLRRKR from the exons ATGGGGGCGTATAAGTATATGCAAGAGCTGTATCGTAAGAAGCAGAGCGATGTGCTACGCTTCTTGTTGCGCGTCAGATGCTGGCAGTATCGCCAAATGACTAAGCTGCATCGTGCCCCCAGACCATCTAGACCAGATAAGGCCCGTCGTTTAGGCTACAAAGCCAAGCAAG gctTTGTTATCTTTAGAATTCGTGTACGCCGAGGTGGACGAAAACGTCCTGTTCCCAAGGGTGCCACATATGGCAAACCTAAAAGTCATGGTGTCAATCAGTTGAAACCAACAAGAAAACTACAATCTGTAGCAGAG gaacgCGTGGGTCGTCATTGTGGAGGATTGCGAGTACTGAATAGCTACTGGGTAGCTCAGGACTCTTCATACAAATACTATGAAGTTATTCTGATCGATCCTGCTCACAAG gcAATTCGTAACGATCCTAAGGTAAATTGGGTTTGCAATGCAGTGCACAAGCACCGTGAACTTCGTGGTAAGACCTCCGCCGGTAGAAGTTCGCGTGGATTAGGTAAAGGGCATCGGTATTCGCAAACAATTGGTGGTTCACGCCGTGCGGCTTGGAAGAGACGAAACACGCTGTCTCTCCGCAGGaagcgttaa